A stretch of the Aegilops tauschii subsp. strangulata cultivar AL8/78 chromosome 4, Aet v6.0, whole genome shotgun sequence genome encodes the following:
- the LOC109733289 gene encoding alpha,alpha-trehalose-phosphate synthase [UDP-forming] 6 translates to MVSSSYSNLLDLATGAADQGAAPAALGALRRRLPSVVTTLGLMEDSPASPSTPSPAPRPRTIVVANHLPIRAHRPASPEEPWTFSWDEDSLLRHLQKSSSSPSMEFIYIGCLREDVPVPEQDAVAQALLDSYNCVPAFLPADTAARYYHGFCKQHLWPLFHYMLPLSPDLGGRFDRLLWQAYVSANKVFADKVLEVINPDDDFVWVHDYHLMVLPTFLRKRFNRIKLGFFLHSPFPSSEIYKTLPVREELLRALLNSDLIGFHTFDYARHFLSCCGRMLGLPYESKRGHICLEYYGRTVSIKILPVGVYMEQLNAVLALPETEAKVAELMETYTGNGRVVMLGVDDMDIFKGISLKLLAMEELLGQHPEWRGKLVLVQVANPARGRGKDVAGVQEETYAMVKRINEAYGAPGYEPVVLIDQPLQFYERVAYYVIAEVCLVTAVRDGMNLIPYEYVASRQGNDKLDRILRLCKPEEKKSMLVVSEFIGCSPSLSGAIRVNPWNIEAVADAMECALVLPEKEKNLRHDKHYRYVEKHDVGYWANSFLQDLERTCKDHSNRRCWGIGFGLRFRVVSLDLSFRKLAMEHIVQAYRRSKTRAILLDYDGTLMPQAINKSPTAKSVQILNSLCQDQRNAVFLCSGFKRCTLDEWFPAENLGMAAEHGYFMRLKRDAEWETCIPPADCSWMQIARPVMELYTETTDGSIIEERDTVLVWNYEDADPDFGSCQAKELVDHLESVLTNEPVSVKSTVHSVEAKPQGVSKGLVARRMLAALQERGMCPDFVLCIGDDRSDEDMFQFITSASCADSFASTAEVFACTVGRKPSKAKYYLDDTAEVVRLMQGLAYVSEELALQNPALGEEDPEDLWCVGELQ, encoded by the exons ATGGTGTCCAGCTCCTACTCCAACCTGCTGGACCTGGCCACCGGCGCAGCGGACCAGGGGGCGGCGCCGGCCGCGCTCGGCGCGCTGCGGCGGCGCCTCCCGAGCGTGGTCACCACGCTGGGGCTCATGGAGGACTCCCCGGCGTCGCCCTCCACGCCGTCCCCGGCGCCGCGCCCGCGCACCATCGTCGTCGCCAACCACCTCCCGATCCGGGCCCACCGCCCGGCGTCGCCGGAGGAGCCGTGGACCTTCTCCTGGGACGAGGACTCGCTGCTCCGCCACCTGCAGAAgagctcctcctccccctccatGGAGTTCATCTACATCGGCTGCCTCCGCGAGGACGTGCCGGTCCCCGAGCAGGACGCCGTGGCGCAGGCGCTCCTCGACTCCTACAACTGCGTGCCGGCCTTCCTCCCCGCCGACACCGCCGCGCGCTACTACCACGGCTTCTGCAAGCAGCACCTCTGGCCGCTCTTCCACTACATGCTGCCGCTGTCCCCGGACCTCGGCGGCCGCTTCGACCGCCTGCTCTGGCAGGCCTACGTCTCCGCCAACAAGGTGTTCGCCGACAAGGTGCTGGAGGTGATCAACCCGGACGACGACTTCGTGTGGGTGCACGACTACCACCTCATGGTGCTCCCCACCTTCCTCCGCAAGCGCTTCAACCgcatcaagctcggcttcttccTCCACTCGCCCTTCCCCTCCTCCGAGATCTACAAGACGCTGCCCGTGCGGGAGGAGCTCCTCCGCGCGCTCCTCAACTCCGACCTCATCGGCTTCCACACCTTCGACTACGCCCGCCACTTCCTCTCCTGCTGCGGCCGGATGCTGGGCCTCCCCTACGAGTCCAAGCGCGGCCACATTTGCCTCGAGTACTACGGCCGCACCGTCAGCATCAAGATCCTGCCCGTCGGGGTCTACATGGAGCAGCTCAACGCGGTGCTCGCCTTGCCGGAGACGGAGGCCAAGGTCGCGGAGCTCATGGAGACCTACACCGGCAACGGCAGGGTCGTCATGCTCGGCGTCGACGACATGGACATATTCAAGGGGATCAGCCTGAAGCTGCTCGCCATGGAGGAGCTGCTGGGGCAGCACCCCGAGTGGCGGGGCAAGCTGGTGCTGGTGCAGGTCGCGAACCCGGCGAGGGGCCGGGGCAAGGACGTCGCCGGCGTGCAGGAGGAGACCTATGCCATGGTGAAGAGGATCAACGAGGCGTACGGCGCGCCGGGGTACGAGCCGGTGGTGCTGATTGACCAGCCGCTGCAGTTCTACGAGCGCGTCGCGTACTATGTCATTGCAGAGGTGTGCCTGGTGACCGCGGTCCGGGACGGCATGAACCTGATCCCCTATGAGTACGTCGCCTCCCGGCAAGGCAACGACAAGCTGGACAGAATACTGCGGCTGTGCAagccggaggagaagaagagCATGCTGGTGGTGTCCGAGTTCATCGGGTGCTCCCCGTCGCTCAGCGGCGCCATAAGGGTGAACCCGTGGAACATCGAGGCCGTGGCCGACGCCATGGAGTGCGCCCTTGTGCTGCCTGAGAAGGAGAAGAATCTGCGGCACGACAAGCACTACCGCTACGTGGAGAAGCACGACGTCGGCTACTGGGCCAACAGCTTCCTCCAGGACCTTGAGAGGACCTGCAAGGATCACTCCAACCGGCGGTGCTGGGGAATCGGTTTCGGCCTGCGGTTCAGGGTGGTCTCGCTTGACCTGAGCTTCAGAAAGCTTGCAATGGAGCACATTGTTCAGGCGTACAGGAGGTCGAAGACGCGCGCGATTCTGCTGGACTACGACGGCACGCTGATGCCGCAGGCGATCAACAAGAGCCCCACTGCCAAATCGGTCCAGATACTCAACAGCTTGTGCCAGGACCAGAGGAATGCGGTGTTCCTTTGCAGCGGGTTCAAACGCTGCACGCTCGACGAGTGGTTCCCTGCCGAGAACCTTGGCATGGCAGCCGAGCACGGCTACTTCATGAG GCTGAAGAGGGACGCGGAATGGGAGACCTGCATCCCACCCGCAGACTGCAGCTGGATGCAGATTGCACGGCCGGTCATGGAGCTCTACACCGAGACGACGGACGGTTCGATCATCGAGGAGAGGGACACGGTGCTCGTCTGGAACTACGAGGACGCGGACCCCGACTTCGGGTCATGCCAGGCCAAGGAGCTCGTCGACCACCTCGAGAGCGTGCTCACCAACGAGCCGGTGTCCGTGAAGAGCACCGTGCACTCCGTCGAAGCTAAGCCGCAG GGCGTGAGCAAGGGCCTGGTGGCGCGGCGCATGCTGGCGGCGCTGCAGGAGAGGGGCATGTGCCCGGACTTCGTCCTCTGCATCGGGGACGACCGCTCCGACGAGGACATGTTCCAGTTCATCACCAGTGCTTCTTGCGCCGACTCGTTCGCGTCCACGGCGGAGGTCTTCGCCTGCACCGTCGGCCGCAAGCCCAGCAAGGCCAAGTACTACCTCGACGACACGGCGGAGGTCGTGAGACTGATGCAGGGGCTGGCGTACGTCTCGGAGGAGCTCGCGCTGCAGAACCCCGCGCTGGGAGAGGAGGACCCCGAGGACCTGTGGTGCGTGGGCGAGCTGCAGTAG